Within the Cryptococcus neoformans var. neoformans B-3501A chromosome 1, whole genome shotgun sequence genome, the region ATGAAAGGCAAAGTCTGAAAGTCTCTTTATTGATATTAGCAAGATCGAGGAGATTGCTTTTGGCTCTGAACAATGAGCGTCAATGTATCCTACCCTTCCACATAATATCAGTACATAGTAgcagtagtagtagtaatAGTAGGGGCAGCAGAACGAAAAACAATCATGGAGATTATGCATCCAGTGCGCTAATAATCGTCATATTCACAAGgatccttcatcaaatCACACATCCTAAACGCGGGTATTTACCTAAACCTGTGGTATCAACGTATCACTCGAAAGTAAGATTTTGTCTTGTTCCACATTGTTCTCATTAAGCATTGAGGCATACAGCCAGCCTTAAAAGCCACCAGCCAACATCTTTGCCGCTTTCCTCTCATCCAACTTTCTCCGCCCAGTCGCAATGGTTGCCGCTCTTTGTACCCCGGCCGGACCAGGGAACGGTGAAACTTGCTGTGGCTGCTGTTGGCCGGGATAGTCGGGGACATTTTGGACGGGGTATCCTTGGGTGAATTGACCGGGCTGGTATGAAGGTTGGGGAGGTTGAAATTGTGACTGATAAGCTTGGCTTAAAGGACCGGGTCCAGCATTGGGTGTAAGTGGTTGAGACTGAGAGCTATAACCCGGGTGGATTCGGGAGCTTGCTTGAGATTGCGGTTGGGAAGGGACAAACATGCTTTGCGCCATCCCTTGTGTCCCTTGCATGCCCGGCGCCGCTGGACCTCTTGGGAAACCTGCAAGTGGGTCGACCACCCTAGACGTACCGGCGGAACCAGGAGCATCAGGAGCAGCACTATGTGGTCGCTGCATACCTCCATTCCCTCCCGAAGGGAGGAACATGGATTGCGTCCCGTCTGCAACGGGGAACCCAGTTGTAGGTGGGGACGTTGGTATACGAGGAGGGAATTGGGAGGTGGTCGAAGGACCCCCAGAATTGGGTGCAGGGCCGTAGGGGGATTGGGAGGATGAGCCTGGAGGTTGAATAGGGTAAGAGCTGGATAGGGGTTGGgttgggaaaggaggagcagcagaTTGAGAGGGCGGAGGTTGGGTGGCATAAGGGTTACGAGGGTAAGCCTGCGGCTGGGGATGGAACGTGGTTTGCGCCTGAGGCTGGATGGGCGGTTGAATCTGGGGTTGAGCCTGAGGCTGGGTTTGGACCTGGGACTGAGGAGCACGCGCCATAGGCGGCTGGCGTCCCACTTGCGCGGTCAGAGGAGGTTGGGCAGCATATGGCGAGGCAAATTGCGGTTGAGATGGTGGAGCCCTTGACATGAGCGAGGCCTGAGTGGGCTGCACTCGAGAAGCGGCGGGTGATTTCCCACTGACAGCCAAGCCATCAAGGGGTGCCGCTCCAGGAGCTACTTTGCCAATATCCGCTCTCAAGCTTTCCAGTTCTCTGAGTGTCTGTTTGTGGTACATCGCTGACATCCTTGCCGCTTCCATCAAGCTGATGGCGATATCCTCGTGAGCGTGACGGGAGTGTGCTCTaagggagagatgaagattcTGTGAGATGGCGGTTACTCGATGGGACAGAGATTGTTCGAGGCTGTCGGCCTACAGTGTGCTGCAGATTAGCTTGGAGTGTCCTGTATGATAATCCTCGTAACGACGTACTTCTTGCATCTCGCTGATAGCGTCGTCCACCTTGGCAGGGTTGATGTTCGAGCTTGCCTTGAGGCGTTCCAAATTCCTACGCTTGGTGATAGCGGCCTTGCTGGCTGACTGAGAGTCCTCAAGAACTGCGGTCCTTTGCACGAGCGTATCCTTGGCAGCGCGAGCATTGAGGGCTTGATAGCCCAAGGTATCGCTGAGAATAACGTTTTCGTTTGACGCCTGATTTTAATCAGTATAGCTGTAAAGACGACTCATTAATCGACGCTATTGAAACTTACTTGAGCATTAATCATCCCCGAAACTTGCTCCCACGCTCTTCCGATTTTCCTTTCAGCTCCGGCCAAACTTGGCTCACTTTCCACCGTACTGAGGCCGACCATCTTTGCACCCAACTCGGCATTACTATTTGCCAGTTGTCGTCTAGCCTTTCCAACATGGCTAACACAGGTGGCAGCGTGGCCGTACCGCTCTTCGAGCTTGTCGAGCGCGATTTTGGCAGATGAGAGttcgtcgtcttcgtcaAGAGGACCTCGACGAACGACTTTAGTCAAGGCGGAGAGGACGTTAGCCTGAGAGCGCTTGGCTGTAGGGGGAGGAATTGGGGAGTACTAAGGTGTATTGATCAGTGCTGGCCATCGTTTCCCATATTGTGAGGAGGCTCACTCCAAAGTTCGATTCGATAAAGCTCCTCACTTCATCTTGCCTGATCAACACTGGATCCTCACAGACTCGCGAAAACCACCTTTGCAATGCAATCCTGACAAGcctgtcatcttcttcgtccgtAGACGCCGACGTGGAAGGCAAAGGGAGGGCAGGAATAATCGCTACAAAGGTTCAGAGCTGTCAGTATGCTCCTGTGAGGGGAAATACGTGGCATGGCCTACTTTGAGGACAAACGAGCGAAAGTTGCTCTGCAAATTTTTGGAATTCCACGTAGCTCCTCTGCATATTCCTATACATTCCATTCTTGTAGGTTGAAAGGTTGGTCTATTTCGCAGTTCCATGTCAGCGGCTGCCGAGTCGTGAAGAACAAAGATTGAATGACACGTACACTGGCATCAAACCTGATCAACAAATCCTTCTTATTCCTTTCCAACGCCCCGATTCTTACGCGGAGGTAAACTCGTGGTGCTTTCCTTTCCTGCTGAACCTCGCCAGCTGGAGTCTCTTGCTGAGACTGCTGGAATGCCGACTCCGGAGGAGGGCTGACAAGTCCCATTCCCGGCGCACCGAAAACTACGGGTTCCCTATAACCAGCCCCTACGACGCCACTGCCGAGTCCCGGGCTGGTGTGTGTGCGGTACCCGTTCGCGTTCTCATTGGCACTGACGCTGCGGTCAGAGTAAGGGTTGGAGGTGGCGGATGTAGGTACTGTATCCTCGGCCGCAGACTGCGCGTTGAAGCGGAGGTTGGAGGTGGGGGATGACCAGCCGGCGTTGATGTCGTCGGTGCGGGCGAGGGGATCCATGGTGCGGTGGGGAGggcgatgaggaaagagagccGAGCAGAGAAATAatgggagatgggatgTGTGGACAGGAGGATGGCGGTGGAATGGCGATCGCCGACGCCGCATCCTCCACAAAAAAACAACCCCTGTCATATCATGCGCGAAATAGCCACAAATGCATATATATCTATACACCAACTCCCATCCCAGAGAGATAAATtactcctgctcctccttgtcctccttctccttcttctcctctctcctctttcctcccctcCTCTGCTGTCCCAAACCTTGCTGGGCGACAGTTTCAgcctcctcaacaacctGTCTGGCCTCGTTcacgctcttcttccactgctCCAATCGCTTTTCGAGCAGCTGCCATTCACTAGGGCCAAAGCGACGGGAGGAGGCGGTgatggaggaaatggaatgGATGCGGATAAGCGATTGGGGTTGGGAAATTCGGGCGACAATGAGCTTTGATCGGACGGCTGGTGGAGTTCTTAGTCAGTAGAGGCAGTGTGGATCACTCGGATGTACTGACCGTCAATGACCCAAGTCTCAACTTCGGACTCTTCAATAGCCAAAGCCTTGGCGATGGGCGCGTATTCGAGTTGACGGGTCTCGCTCTTGGTGCAAAGAGCAACAAGGGCAATAAGTCGGAGTTTTCTCAAGACTGTCTCGGAAGTGAATCCGGGAATACCTTTGTGACTAACGTTAATTCGCTCACAAACCCCATGACCACAACCAGAAACTTACCAGCACCCTCGATCAAAGAAACGTTCTCCGCCGTCcacttctttcccttctcgaTAGCCTCAACCTCGTCACCCTCAAACAACTCGACCACACCCTGGACCTTCCCAAGCTGTTCCTTGACGCCCTGCACGGCAAGCACATCGTCCAATTCGAACTTGTTAGGGACAGCTAAAGCGAGCAAAACAGCCCTCTCCACAACAGTGGGCTCGACAGACTCCTTCAAAGCAAGGGTGAGAAGCTCAAGCGCCTTGGCGAGGTTGCCGGTGGATTGATAAAGGCCAGAGGCAGTCGTGAGGAAAGACACCTTTTCGGAAGAGGGGATGGACCATGAAGAGAGAGCGGGGAGGAGGGTAGATGtggggaggggaagagcagATAAGTCAAGAGTggaggcgaggagggacatcaaagagagaagagtggaAGGTCGGATAGGAGAGTTTgagggaaggaagttgTAGGTGTTTTTGAGACTGCACGATGTCAGCTTTCATTCCGACTATAATGAAGACTGCATACACTCGGGAAGCAGCCTCGGCCCTTGTGATCTTGGTGGTCTCCTGCGCGCCCTTCTTAACAGCCTCATTGACATCCTTAACCGCCTGAGCATACTCCTCTGACGCCTGGTCAAAAGTGGTTGAAAGGACATGTTGTAATAAGAAGTGAGAGCTCTCGACCTCTGCCAAAAAAAATATTAGCGTCTTTCCATAGATCAGTTAGCAAAATGAAGTTAACTGACCAGACTCCTTGGCAGCCTCAAGCCCACCCTTCAACTCGACAAACTTGTCCACAATGCTCTTCACGacctgcttcttcttcgcgtcttccacatcacccctcccttcctctgTGTCCACCTGGGCTTCGTATCCCTGCACAAACTCCTTCACGGCGACTTGGTTGTCGGCATTGGGCAATGACCTAGAAAGGTGAGCAGCGAGCTCTGTGATCTTTTGGAAGGGGACGAGAAAAAGATCTGTCAGCCCAAAATTGACGAGAAAAAGAGGTGTGGAACATACCTGGTCCTTGAAGGAGAGCTCTGGAGCTATGGTTATGCAGTCGGCCATGGTGGTTCGGGATGATTCGCGGGAAGAGTAGATATggccttttttttggatATTAAGCCTAGGGAGCGGTGGAAAGAACGGACAAAAGGATTCCACAAATGTACATTCCGCCACATGTCGGCATTAGTTTGTATTGCCGAAAGTTGTGACGCAATGGTTTTTTTATCCTCGAGTCTGGTTACGATGAGCTACTACTTTAGTAGGTATACATCTCTAAAACCATCCATAACCACAAGTTTCTATCCCAAAATGCCCCCCAAGGCTCCTACAGACGCCCAGGAGGCCtccgtcatcttccaacgATACAGAACCGAGCTCCAAAATCTTGCTCAGAAGATCGGGGAGCTGGAATCGGAGATGGACGAATACTCGTGTGTTCCATCTGGTGCTCCTTCTACCTTTGCGAATCTGATATTTTTTTCTATGACAGCTTGGTCCTCTCTACCCTTCACCCATTAAAATCATCCGAACCATCACGTACATGCTACCGTCTTATAGGCGGCACCCTCGTCAAGCGCTCCGTGCAAGATGTCGTGCCGACCTTGGAGACGACACATTCTGGTATCAAGGAAGTATTAGATTCGTTGGTCAAGAGCTAtcaagagaaggaaaaggagttTGATGcgtggaggaaggaggcggGTGTCCAGGTAAGCATATCCACTTCCGTGTATTGTATTTACAAAAGTAGTACAATAAACCTGGGAgaatgctgatgaatgTTGTAGATGCCTAGATGAGATGTTTAGCGACCTGTAATACAATTGTACAACATGCATCGATACCCCTTGGCATTTAAACATCAAACTTTTTGAACAGCTAGGGGACTACTACCAGACATGTGACTTATGTTTCATTTCCGCAGGAACTCGAATCAGTaactcttccatcatccccttTATTTCATACTGAAATGCCCCGTGTCAACTTAACCAAAGGATCTTGAAACGCTTTTACAAAGGAAGACCCAATTCAACTCCCCAAAATATTACCCAGATGCTCATGCGATTGTACTCATGTTTCTTTATCAAGATGCCTACAAGCAAGGTGCGACACGGTTATCGGAAATGTAACGCTCCCTTCCTTACATACCCCCCCTGACTCTCACATCCCTTATGGGATAGATCATCTCTTGAGGAGTATGAACGGCATGTCTTGGCGCGTGGCTCTTATATATTCGGGCATTGACAGTGGTGTAACGATAAACAGGACCATTCACACATTTGCATAAGCGGCAGGTTACCATATAATCACTGCAAGTAGCACCCTATTCGGGCGAGCAGCATGCGCCAATTGTCGCTCATTTTATTATCCCTCATATTCCCAATGCAGGGTGAGTGCTCGCTTATGCCCATCTCTACTCGGTGTTGAGGTAATCTCTGACACGAGAGCTTCCGAATAGTCATTGGGAACGGacccccttcttccttcgttGATACCGAAAATGTCATTCTCTCCCCAAGCACAAGCGCTCCCGAAATCACTTCCGCCCAAATCACCTCGGATATCCTTTCCGAAACGCTACCAGAATCAGCATCCTCGGCGGTCATAACTAGCGCTGCTGAAATCACCTCTGCTCCCATCACTTCAGTTGCTGCTGCAGTAACATCTGCTTCAGAAATCATCAATGACTGTCCGGATGAATCTTCAGCGGTTGTCGTCAGCACCGAGCCGTACGTCACCTCCATCCCACAAGAatcctccaccatctcggAGCTGGATGGTGGTGCAGAAGAGTCTGAATCAGTTTCCGACTCTGGCTCTCAGGGGGCCTCGGTCACTGTAACCTCTGCTGCAGCAGCGGCGACCTCGATTTCCGCTTCAGATGGGATTGAGGATCCTGATGAGAGCTCAGGTGTGAGCTCAGGTGTATCTGTGACGAGTGAAATTGGGAAGGGAGCTTTCGCAAGTGTGACGGACGGTTCGCAGGTCGCTACATCAGATTCAGTGTCGGTCAGTTCTACAGCAGGATCGGTTACTGCTTCGGCTACTGTGGAAGACCAATCTGCCTCCGTCTCCGCCTCTACCACTGCTAgctccccctcttcctctacccCCGTTTCTGCCCTCGTCGGCTCTGATGGGGTCGCAAAATGTACAGACTATAAATGCAACTCCGGCGCAGATTGGCTCGTTTCTGCTCTCTGCGCCATCTCGAAATGCAACCATATGTGGCCCCTCTCGCTTGTATCGGACATGCAAGGCGACTTGTACGACACGACTGGCGCGACCTTCACAGTTTGGTCCGCACCCCTTCAACCAAATGCGTCAGTCATCACCTTTGACCAGGCGAACACTGCTTTAGCAGATAACTCCGCTGAGGGAGGCTGGCTGGGAGGGGCAATTGATGTGGCCATAGAGAAAATGGGTGGCGACGGAGTTTATTACACTAcggatggagagggaggataTGAAGGAAAGATTTTGATGCCAAGCAAGACAGAGACAAATCGTACgagggtggaggaggcagGAATGTGGGCATTGGTTTACTTGACGGGGCAGTATGCTGTGAGGGAAAGTATTCCGGACGATGATGCGACATGGTGTGAGTTTCCCCTATCTTGCGCTCCATTGGATTACTTTTGGGGCTTTTGCTGATCTGTGTGAGGACAGTGAACTTTATGCAAAAAGTAGATGGGTCGCCAGTTCTCATCTACACAACAGATACACCCGATTCATCTCTCACCAAAGACCAGTACTATACCGTCAACACCATTACTAATAAATCAAAGTATGTTCCTATATACCACAGTGTTTTCCTTATAAGCGGTTCAAAGCTAATAAATGCTGTATCAGCGTGACATTATGGGACCCATACGGAGAGGGGATGAATGCGTACAAGTATATCGATATCACCGCTCTCAAGACCAGCTCAAAATGGATATACCATCTAGACTGGCCCCATTTCCTCCGGCAAAATGATGATTAAGAGCTGATGAGAGACCAAGGGAGAGTAACAATGTTCCAAGATGTTTGTGTTATCCTTATTGGCCTTGAAAATCGACTTTATATAACACGCTTGTGACTCAATGAGTCGTCTATACCTTTACTCTGGCCCGAGCATGAAAACTTCTCTTTGTGACATATAAGATAATTTGAGCCACTCAATTTATCACGGGAGCCATACGGTCGAGTCGTGCTATCGTCAGACGTTTTAGTAACAAgcgattttttttccctttctgaGCACTTTACATCTCTCGTTTTCATTGCCGTCGTTCTTCATTATACTTCATCCTAGAGCTTTCGAATCAGTACAGTTTAGTAAACAGTGATGAATGGTTTTTTATTCTGCGATCCATCTGTTGGTCACATCTACGATCTGTTCCCGTTCTCTCTCTGCCACGTCATGCTTTTGTATCGTCAGGTGGGAATTTCGAGTTATACATTGGTTGGTTAGAACTTAGCTTCCGATTAGGGATGGAACCTTGCAGTTGCTGAGTGATGGAAGTCTTCTTGAATTAATACTCTCACTTCATTGTCAACTGCTCCAATGATCAAGAGCGTAGAGCCCTCGACACCAACTAAAAAGCAGGATCATTTCGGCCGCAAAGGATGACTTCGCATCGATTATTTGTGTCATTTCCGTTTGAAAAGGATTATTATGATAATATGTACCCTTTTGATACCTATGCATAGTAAAGATCAATTTAAGCTGTGAGCGGCATAAAAGTCTTCCTCAAACCCTTGCCCATTTCCCTAGGGTTCCCCTGGCTCGCAATAAAACTCTCCATGAACAACTCATCTGATCCATTGGGAGCCCAGCCCTTCTTGGTGAAAAGCTCAAAAAGACCAGCCGCTTCTTCAGAATTCATACCGTAGGGAACGTTGATGGGAGTGAGATTCTCGGCGTGAGCAAGGTGGTAGGGGTTGATGGCGGTATAAGGAGTAAGTGGACTAGATGAAGAAATAGAAAGAGCAGATCGAAttgcaggagaaggaaggttAGATGGGTCAGATAGGGATAGGGAGGTGACAACAGCGCCTCGAGACTATACCTACTGTTAGTAATGTTTCTTCAAGAGAATGAGATGATAACATACGAAGGATCGTCTAGCAGCGATAAAGTCAAGCGCAAGCCGAGGAGTAGAGAGATGGTAAGGTTCAATGGGAGTGTAGTCAGCGGCACGGTACTTGGACGTGTTGAAGAGACTTTGAGCCTCGTCAATTGCCCACAACACGGGGAATCTACATAGAATTAGCTCGATTTCATTTCGTGCCGCTTGATTACGCACTGAGTCTGCTTTTCCAGTGCACCAACAACAGCTTCCAAAGCCTTGACGGCCGACCTGTCGTCCTTCGCACCCAGCTGAGCCAAAGCGGCCACAGTCTCTCCAGCCTCCACGCTCTTGCCCTTCGTGAGTTCCACCTTCTCTGAAAGTTCAATGGCGCTGAGCTTGTCCCTATTGGtttcaagaagaacagagaGAATATTTTGTGCGGATTCCCATTGGGCGTAGGTCTTGGTTTCAGGATCATAGATGTATTGGGAGGTGGAGTTTACCCATTTTGAGGCTGTCGAAGGGTTAACAGATGATTATATCATTAAATGGGACTGTATACATGCCTCGGGGAGAATACAAGACGATCCATCCGGACTCGATTGCATAGGCAACGCTTTGAACCAAGAGAACACTTTTACCACTTCCTTGCTCACCAGCTTCAGTTATTATTAGCTCACATTCATTAGAAACAAACCGATTTACGCACTAAGAATGTACCTTGCAAGCTTGCTGCTTCCAGTTTTTGCGGCCTCCACACGCTTCACAAGGTCCAAAGTAGCTTCTCTCACAACGCTAGCAGGTCCACCAGCAGAAGCAAATTCCTTGTCAATCTTTGAAGGCAAGCCGAAAGACTTGAGCTTGTCTTGGACGTCttgagagaagatggtaGGCTTGCCAACATTGTCTTTTCGGAACTTTTCCTATTACAGTTTGTCAAAATTGTCCTTTTCGAGTGTGAACTACATACAGGATTGAGTCTAGGAAGATCAGAAAGGTCTGGCGGATTCGCAGACATAGAGTATCTCAAAGTGATGTTGTTCTACAGCTCATATTAGCTTTGTTTCTTCCATGTCATTCCGGCTGCAGCTGACGtttcctccaccactgCCACTAGAAgtgtccttcttcttttgagCGAACCCCTGCTTGGCTTTAGCTGTGGTAGCGGCAGCTGCGATTCCATCGTCAATACACAATTTCCAAACGGAAGACTAAGATCTTGAGACTGCACGCACCTTTCTTAGGCGCAAATGCAGGCACTGAGGTGGCAATGCCCCTCGATAGGGGGGTTTGGGCGAAGCGTATGATGGGTCTTGAGCTCATTTTTGACTTAATGTTGTCTTTTTTGCAAGTCGAAAGTATGTGGACGTTTTGCTCGGATGACTTCGACATTTCGGGATAAATTAACTAAGAAATTAGATATATCTTAAATATatttttaaaaaaaagttTGAAGACGGATTTTGTTTTTGGGACCTTCGTCCGCGTCCAAATTCTTTCAACATCTGGTACAAATCGATTAACTGAAAAAATGGTCCCCAGAGCGTCAACTAGGGCCCAGGGCAAACCATATGACAGACCTGCAGCTAGTACGAAGTCaaaaggcaagggaaaGGCACCAGTGCACGATCTGGGAGCTCCTTCAACCCATTCACAGCCATCGAGAAAGGGTAAGAAGGcatggaggaagaacatTGACATAACGcacgaagaggaggcgtTGGAGAAAGCTagggaagacgagaggGTTACTGGGTAGGTTTTCTGCACTTGGTGTATTGTATTATCTGGTAACTGACAAGATTACAGTGGACCGATGGCTACTAAGTCCAATAACGAGCTGTTCACTGTCGATGTTGTCGGTGATGCTCAAGTCGGGGCGAAGGCGAAACGTCAACATAAACCACTTAGATCTCTTGCCATACTATCTGAACGCTCTGCTGTTCCCTCCCTCACTTCTCGAGTGTCTAAGGCTGCTCctcaaaagaaaaaacctcttctctcctcagCCGAGAAGGAGCGTCTCAAGCGCATCGCTCGTAAGACACAAGCTTTCTCCGATGGCACTGGTTTAGCAAGTGCCGATATTCAAGCGAGGGGGCCCGTGGAAAAGGATGtgtgggaagaggagcaggagtTTGAAGTCGAGGGTGgctttggagaggagacaattgtgaagaagaaggtcaagGTGCCCGTGACTATCGCTCGTCAGCGAGCCGCTTATCTTGGTTCTGTCGACAAGGCTGTCGAAACTCCTGAGGGGGGCGTTTCTTATAACCCTTCTGCAGAGTCTCACGCTAAGCTCATTGACGAAGCTTACAAGGAAGAACTTGCCGCTGTTGAGCgtgaaaaggaggaagctgCTCTTATTGAGAAATTTGGCTCTGTTGTCGAAGCGCGCAGACATATTAAGCGATCAGAATTTGCCGAAGATATGCTGGTCGGCGATGGCGAAtctgatgacgaggagtCCAGTGGAGATCAGGATTTGCCAGAGAAGAAAGCTTCAAAGCGCAAGACTACCGCCCAGCGTAACCGTCAAGCACGACAACGTGCGATCGAAGAAGCGGCTCgacaagaaaaggagaagcgTAAATTAGCCAACTCTGTTTCTTCCCTTGCAGCattcaagaaggaagttgagaggaagcagaaggaacaggctgagaaagagaggataGCGAAACttgccaagaaggaaaaggaaagaaggggcaagcaggagggagagaaggtCGGAAAGTATAGGgtgcaaaagaagagggttgAAGTGCAGCTGGGTGAAGATTTGGCCGAAAGTTTGCGACAGGTCAAGCCGGAAGGCAACTTGTTTAAAGATCGATTCTTGGCTTTGCAGAAGCGAGCACTTGTCGAGCCTCGTGTTCCCCAATTGTACGTGTATTTCCTGTCATGATTTGTTATCATCACTGACTTTTTCCTGTAggcccaagaagaaggctctcaagatcaaggaatTCGAAAAGCACGCATGGAAGCGCTTCCTCTAGGTTGTTACTTTTTCATATAGTTATCATACCTGTACATTTTTGGCCATGTCTGTACGCTATGCATCGCACCCGTTCGAACAAACAAAACAACACTTCACCAATCTTGTACATGTGACTTTCCGTACAGTAAGTATATCGTAAAAATGATCCACATGGGAGAAAGCTGTTATGACCCTACACGCAGCTCCCTCGAATTAAGTCGCCCGCGCCTCGCTCTGCCCTTGCTCCTGTCCTTGCCCATCTGCGTTCTCTTCCCAACCTGCTAATAAGTCCATTATCTCCTGATTTAGCTCCCCATTCAACTCCTGTCCATCATTTCCGGTGAACAGGCTATTTAGATCAAAATTGTCCACACCAATGGTTGAAGTATCCATCGACGACAGGAACGCATTAATGTCAAACTCCGGATCAAGATCAGATGGTCCTTGGGATTGCGGTCGATGTGTTTGGGGTTGCGAATGAGCCGGTGGCTGAGTCGGGTTGGGGTCAGGCGTAACATGTGAAGGGTTGGGTGTCGGGTGTGATCCATTTGAGACAGGATGCGCGGGGTTGGGCGTGGGGTGCGAGGGATTTGGGGTCGGGTTGGCCTGTGATGAAGGTGTAGGTGCAGGATGAGGCGTGCTACTCGTGCTTCCATACCCACTTCCATGGGAGTGACCATGTCCATGTACATTATTCTCCCCCATAATGGTCCTCGGCGAAAAGCCAAACACCTCGCTCGAAAAGTCTGACGGCGTACCCACACTCGCTCGTGTACTAGCTCTTGTCGCCATTCTCGGGCTCGGTACAACACCAGTCTTGGGTTTATACCTCTTCCGTGGGCTCTCCATCGGATGACCGGTCATACTTGATGAGCTGGGCGTATGTCCTCCAGCGTCACTGCCCCCAGCTCCACGGCCATGGGCACTATGTGCCTGTGATGGGAGGGTatggggaggaggttgaggtgGATGAGACCGAGTGTTGTAATGGGAAtgtgaagatgaaggtggatGGTCTGAAGACGAACGCCGCTTTaaacgaggagaagaacgtAGCCCAGAGGCAGGACCATCCGAGAACAGGTCATGACTGTGTCCTCGGCGTTTATGGTCCGGTGCATTAGTGCTTTTGCCCGCGGTCGACGATGGCCCAGCAGTCTGACTTCGTCCTAGACCATTAATTGCAGCAAGTTTGGGATTCCACAATTCAGGAGGTCGCATTTTCTTGTGTTCGTTGAAGTACACCCCGCAATCTGTAAGTGATTGGTCAGTGTTAGTCATCAGGGGAGTTCTTGGCAATTtaaaggaagaagaagacgaagaaatTACGAACCATCGCAAACTTTTCTAGGTGGCCcgtctttcatcttccgaaTCCTCCAGCAATCAGATTGCATTGTACCGCAATTACAGCACCCACCACCCTGTGcgcctgctgctgctgaccTGTTTTGTGTTACCGTCAACGGTGTGTTCGGCTGTGGCAAGCTCGGTGTTGGAGTTGTGGGTTCTGTAGGTGaatcctctctttcaactTCTGCCTCTCTATTCCTCGTTCCAGCAGCACCACTGCCGGCCCCTTGTCCaatttcatccttctttcccttaTCGCCCATCAAACCTGAAAAGCTTCTCAGTTGGGTAAACATATTTGAATTATTCGGCACGGCTTTCAACAGATTCCTCAATG harbors:
- a CDS encoding hypothetical protein (Match to ESTs gb|CF187325.1|CF187325, gb|CF192239.1|CF192239), whose product is MADCITIAPELSFKDQITELAAHLSRSLPNADNQVAVKEFVQGYEAQVDTEEGRGDVEDAKKKQVVKSIVDKFVELKGGLEAAKESEVESSHFLLQHVLSTTFDQASEEYAQAVKDVNEAVKKGAQETTKITRAEAASRVLKNTYNFLPSNSPIRPSTLLSLMSLLASTLDLSALPLPTSTLLPALSSWSIPSSEKVSFLTTASGLYQSTGNLAKALELLTLALKESVEPTVVERAVLLALAVPNKFELDDVLAVQGVKEQLGKVQGVVELFEGDEVEAIEKGKKWTAENVSLIEGAGIPGFTSETVLRKLRLIALVALCTKSETRQLEYAPIAKALAIEESEVETWVIDAVRSKLIVARISQPQSLIRIHSISSITASSRRFGPSEWQLLEKRLEQWKKSVNEARQVVEEAETVAQQGLGQQRRGGKRREEKKEKEDKEEQE
- a CDS encoding hypothetical protein (HMMPfam hit to KE2, KE2 family protein, score: 48.3, E(): 2.1e-11); the encoded protein is MPPKAPTDAQEASVIFQRYRTELQNLAQKIGELESEMDEYSLVLSTLHPLKSSEPSRTCYRLIGGTLVKRSVQDVVPTLETTHSGIKEVLDSLVKSYQEKEKEFDAWRKEAGVQMPR